The genomic segment TTCAGCGCGGCCAACTAAGTATTCTTTTTCAATCTCTACGGCGGCTTCTTGAGCAATTTTTAACTCTTCTTTAGTAATTTCAGGAGTGTTTTCGGTTCTAATAATTTGTTTTTGGGCTTCAATTTCAGCTTGATATTGAGCAAATTTGGCTTGATATTGTTTTTCTTCTTGTTCAGAAAGAGCAATATATTTGGTAGCCTCAAATTTAAATTCGTCGGCAATAATTTTCTTAATGTGAGCTTTGACATCTTTTTTAAAAGTTAGTGATGCTAGTTTTTCTTGATAAAAATCATTAACATAGCTATCAAGTTCACTAATTAGATTTCTAATTTCTTCAAATTGTAAGAAACGACATTTGTTTTTAAAGCTTTTTAGTACTTCTCTTCTTACTTTGTATAAACATTCATTTTTATAGTTATACAAGTAAACTTCAAGGTCAATTGCCATTAATCTCGCAATATTAGCTAAATCTTGCTCATTTTTATATTCTTGAATGTAGTTAATAAATGTGTTTGAAGAAGCGCTAAGTAGTTCTTTTAGGTCTTCTTTTTCTTTAGCAAATTCTTCTTTTAGTTCTTTTAGCTTTAGTTTAGCTTCATATCCTTTAGTTGAATTTTTGCTTAAAGTCTCTAATTTTTCTTGTTTTTCTTTGGCGGCTAAATGTTTTTTTTCAATATCAGAAAGTTCACCATTACGATATTTACTTTGATATTCGTAGTAGTAGTTGATTAGTTGACTAGTATTAGAATATAAGTTATTAATAATTGAACTTTCAACGGCTTGTTTTTCTTCAAGATAACCAAAAAAGGCATTGAAATTATCCTCAATTGGAAGATCGCTGCTAAAGTTAAATTCACTTAGTTTTTTTTCTCATTTATCAAAATGTGGTTGTGCTAACTTGTTTAAATCTTTTAAATTTTCAAGTTCAAGTTCCATTGCTAGAACATGAAAAGTGTATTTAAAACTGCTTTTAACTGCTTGTCAATCTTTGAAAATGTCAGCCAATTTATCACTCATAATACCATTAACTAATAAAGGTTCTTTAAGAATTGAATAAATTGGTTGTTGACCGTTTAATGAAGCATGAGGATCTTGGAAAATCATTTGAATATTACGACGCAAGAATTTTCTTCTTTTGTTAGTAATATGTTTTCCTGAAATGATTTTGCCATCTAGCCGAACAAAGCCATTATAATCTTCATAAAGACGCATTAAAGTTCGACCGACTGTAGTTTTACCCGAGCCTGATTCACCGATTAATCCAACGATTTCACCTTCATGAACATCAAAAGATACTCCATCAACAGCTTTGTTAACAAAACCTTGATTAATGAAATATTTTTTTAAGTTGTCAAGGGATAGAATTACTTTTTTGTTATTAGTATTATTTTCCATTGTTAAAGGCCTTTTTGAATGATTCTAATCGTTTGATTAAGGTTTTTGATAAAGTGACTTTGGGAGCCTCAGGGTGTAGCAGCCAAGTAGCTGCAGCGTGAGTATCAGTAATCGGTATTAAAGGGGGTTCTTTGAGAAAATCGATTTCTAAAGCATATTCATTTCTAGGGGCAAACGGATCACCAAGTGGTAAGTTTGCCATGTCTGGTGGTGTTCCTTGAATGTTATAAAGTTTTTCGTCTTTATTTTCAGGAATTGCACTAATCAACGCTCAAGTATAAGGGTGTGCCGGTTTAGTAAAAATTTCTTCTTTTTTACCACGTTCCACAATTTTGCCAGCATACATAACATAAATGTAGTCACA from the Metamycoplasma arthritidis genome contains:
- a CDS encoding ATP-binding cassette domain-containing protein; translation: MENNTNNKKVILSLDNLKKYFINQGFVNKAVDGVSFDVHEGEIVGLIGESGSGKTTVGRTLMRLYEDYNGFVRLDGKIISGKHITNKRRKFLRRNIQMIFQDPHASLNGQQPIYSILKEPLLVNGIMSDKLADIFKDWQAVKSSFKYTFHVLAMELELENLKDLNKLAQPHFDKWEKKLSEFNFSSDLPIEDNFNAFFGYLEEKQAVESSIINNLYSNTSQLINYYYEYQSKYRNGELSDIEKKHLAAKEKQEKLETLSKNSTKGYEAKLKLKELKEEFAKEKEDLKELLSASSNTFINYIQEYKNEQDLANIARLMAIDLEVYLYNYKNECLYKVRREVLKSFKNKCRFLQFEEIRNLISELDSYVNDFYQEKLASLTFKKDVKAHIKKIIADEFKFEATKYIALSEQEEKQYQAKFAQYQAEIEAQKQIIRTENTPEITKEELKIAQEAAVEIEKEYLVGRAEYLSTYKLKIKELYEAIQDQEKLYNTLKNQQTICNQKYEELKAKFFPFLKSLIVDERSKVQIESLISIYKSDLFVKEETLKSFDIEKKYLNKDISDIYLLLGVDHKWVEQNLTSKNAEAKLNDENQYGKWQNKFSIFNYKVFNFLARPRIARLLYKIIIYKALEDVGLLKQFAYRYPHEFSGGQLQRIVIARALITEPKVIIADEPIASLDISIQAQVVNLLKELCLEKNIGLVFIAHDLSMIEYVADNVQIMHIGKIVEFGKTEAIYEKPIHPYTINLFKAIPKISNVNEKFQNVSFELDYLNEQQFPNIPSVYNVEENHFVYGTSEQVKKWLEASKEASVEAKDETPKATKPKKTVKKFIY